The genomic DNA ACATCACCAGATAGCGCATCCCTCGCTTGGCCTGCTCGGCCGCGACCACCGAGATGCGGATCGGCCCGCCGATATCGGCCGGCACCGTGCGGACGAGCATTCCGTAGAGCGTCATCACCGTAAGCCGGATGATGGCGTAGTTCTGGTAGACCGCCTGCCCGAAAGCGCTCACCGGGTTGTAGCGATCGGTGATCGTGCGCGGGCTGATGGAGATACCGATGCGTCCGTAGCCCAACTGTTTTCCGCCGGGCCCTTTCGAGGTGGGGACAATGGGAACTTCAAGAAATTTCCCCTGCCGCTCGATGCGCAGGGTGATCCGCTTTTCAGGGTAGGCGCGGATGATCTCGACGAGCTTCACCCACTTCAGCGTCTCCACGCCGTTGATGGCGACGATGCGGTCATTCGGCTGGAGCTCGGTTTGCGCGGCCGGCGAGTTCGGCAAGACCTGGCCGACCCAGGTCCCCGCCACGGGTATCCCCGCCATGTGGAGGAGCCAGCTGAGCAGAACGGCGAAAAGAATATTGAACATAGGCCCGGCAACGATGACGGCGAACCGCTCCCGGACGGGGCGGAGGGCGAAGGATTTTTTCGGGTCGATCCCCTCTTCTTCCTCGTGGCCGGCTTCCTCTCCCATGAGCTTGACGTAGCCGCCCAGGGGGATCAGCGAAACGCGGTAGTCGGTCTCCCCGCGCTGGAAGCCCCAGATGCGCTTGCCGAAGCCGAGAGAGAAGACCGTGGCGCCAATTCCGAGTTTTTTGGCGACCCAGAAATGCCCCAACTCATGGATGAAGACCAGGACGCCCAGCACCAGAACCGCCCAGAAGAACGTTTCAGCAAAACCGTAGAACCATCCAAATATGTTCAGCAGCACAACATCTACCTTTCCAAGCGGCTAGGGGTTTTGCCCCAGGGGACTCGGCGTCCGGAAAACCTCGACTCCGGGTGGAATCTTGAACTCAAAATCCCCATTGTCAAAAGCAACGCCTTCACGAATGTTGAAAAACCGGATTCGAGTTTCATTTCCGAGATGATCCCGAAACTCAAAGCCGAGAATCTGAAAGCTCTCCACGTCCACCTCGAGCCACAGATTGCGAAATCCGCCCTCCATCTTGATCGGCGTCAGGGAAAGCCGGTGCGGCGTCCCCTGCTTCCACACCCCCTCTTTTTGCCGGGGAGCGCCCCATTCCTCCACCGTGATGCGAAAGCTGTCCTCGAGCCTTCCCTTCCCGGCCAAAAAGAGGAGCGGCGTCGGGCTCGCGGCCGAGGAGTTGAGGGGCGTGATCAATACCTGCCGGAGGCTCTCCGTATAAATCCACAGGGTCTTCCCGTTCGAGACGACCATCTGCCGCTCCGGCTCCCGGTAGTCGAAGCGTATGCGGCCGGGCTTGCGGAGCGAAAACCGCCCCTTCGAGCGCGTGATTTTTCCAAGGGAGCGCAGGAGGTTTTCCTGCTCGAAGTCGGCAAAAAGGGTGCGGGTCTTTTCATACTTGATCTGGAGCTGAACCGCGATCCTCTTCGTGCGCGCGTCATTTTCCGCCGGAGCGGCACCCTGCGGCGCGGCCGCCGCCGCGGGGAAAGGCCCGCACAGGGCGGCGCCGAGGAGCGCGGCGAAAAAATACGGCCGAACGGCTTTTTTCCGCTTCCTCGGCCGGGCCGGACCTTCCTCTTCGCCTCCAGAGAAACCCATCGCTATCACCCTCGAAATTCTAGAGACGGCCCCGGGGAGTGTCAAACAATTGCTCGGCAGGGGGAGGAAATCGCCGAAGCGGCCTCCTCGAAGGCGCCTTCCTTGAAGCGGACTTTTCTTCCCTCGCGCGCGATCTTTCCCTCGGCCCACAGCCGGACCACGAGGGGATAAAGCCGATGCTCCTGGACCAGGATCCGGTCGGAGAGGTTTTTTTCGTCATCACCCGGTAGAACGGGAACAGCCGCCTGAAGGATGATAGGCCCGGTGTCCACCCCCTCGTCAATGAAATGGACGGTGCAGCCGGAGATCCGCACCCCCGCGCGCAGGGCCTTCCGCTGCGCATCCAGTCCCGGAAAGCTGGGGAGCAAGGAGGGATGGATGTTGAGGAGCCGCCCCTCGAAGCGGTGGATGAACTCCTCTCCCAGGATGCGCATGTAGCCGGCGCAGCAGATCAGATCGGCCCCGGCCTTCTCCACCGCATCGCCAAGCCGCGCCTCGTAGCCCGGCGCCGCCGGGTCGATCCACTCCGCCGCCACCCCGGCGCTCCGGGCCCGATCGAGGGCGGGCGCATCCCGCTTGTCGCTCAAGACGGCGGCTACCCGCGCCGGAAAATCCGCCTCGGCCGACGCATCGAGGAGCGCCTGCAGGTTTGACCCCCGGCCGGAGGCCAAAACCACCACCCGGCAAAGCGTCCCGCCGCCTTTTTTGCTCACGATATCCCCTCAATCCGCACGGCGGGCTCCCCCGCCCCCCGGGCATGTACCTCGCCGATGCGGGAAAAAGCGACCTCGGCCGCCCCGAGCGCCGCCTCCACCTGCGCCGCCGCCTCCGGGGCGACAGCCATCACAAAACCGAGCCCCATGTTGAAGGTGCGGTACATCTCGGCCGCCTCGACCGGCCCGCGCCCGGCGATCAGGGAAAAGATGGGCGGCCTCTCCCAGCTTGCGGGGTCGAGTCTCGCCTGCCCGCCCTCGGGGATGATCCGCGAAAGGTTCCCGGGCACCCCCCCGCCCGTAATATGCACCAGACCGTGCACGCCCTCGATCTCCCGAACGGCCGCCACGGCCTTTGCATATATTTCCGTCGGGGCCAGAAGCGCCTCCGCGAGAGGGGTGCCCAGCTCCGGCACCGTATCGGGTTTTTTCCACGCCTCGACATCGGGAAGTATCCGCCGCACGAGCGAGTAGCCGTTGCTGTGGAGCCCGGACGAGGGCAGTCCGATCAGGACATCGCCCGTGCGCACGGCGGTTCCATCAATCAGACGGCGGCGCGAAACCACGCCAACCGCGCATCCGGAGAGGTCATAGACGCCCGGTTCGTAGAAGTCCGGCATCTCGGCCGTCTCGCCCCCCAGGAGCACGCAACCCGCCCGGCGGCATCCCTCGCCAATTCCTTCCACCACCTCGGCCAGCGTCTGCGCATCGATCCGCCCGGTTCCCAGGTAGTCGAGGAAAAAAAGCGGGATGGCGCCCGCCGTCAGCACATCGTTCATGCACATTGCCACAAGGTCGATGCCGATGGTGCGGTGGCGCTTCAACTCTTGGGCGATGATGAGCTTCGTCCCCACTCCGTCGGTGCCGGATATCAGCACCGGGTCCTCCACCATCGCACCGAGGTGAAACATGCCGGCAAACTGCTTCAAGTCACCCAGCACCCGGCCGGGATGGGCCTTTTGCGTCGCGCGCACGGTTTCCGTGATGTCGCAGACAAACTGATCGCCGCCTGCCACATCCACTCCAGCGGCCCGGTATGTCATGTTTTTCCTGGAAACCAAAGGGAGCCCTCTATGGGTCAATGCATCTGCGTTTTTCTGCGAGCCAAGATGAAATGAGGATTCGGCACTCGCAATACATCTCAAGGATAGGCTTCTGAAAGCGCCCGGACCAGTTCCACGTTCAGCCGGTGGCCGCTCTTGGATGCGGTCACCTTCCCCTGCAGGGGCCGCCCGAGAAGATATACATCGCCTACGAGATCCAGAATCTTGTGGCGGACGAACTCATCGGGAAAGCGAAGCTCCGTGTTCACGATGCGCTCCCGATCCACGAGAATCACATTCCCCCACCTGCCGCCCTCGCCCAGCCCCATCTTCTCCAGGGACTCCAGCTCCCAGATAAAGCTGAACGTGCGGGCCGGGGCCAGCTCCTCGCGGAAGCTCTCCGCGCCGGAATGATGGTAGGTGAACTCCTGCTGGCCGATGGGTTCAGGGTAATCCATATGATAGGTGACGGAGAAGGTTTCCGCGGGCTCGATTCGGATGAAGCTGCTGTCCGCTTCCTTGTCCCTGACCTCAATCGTCTTGCCCACAACCAGCGACCGCACCCCGCCCTCCTGTTCGACGATGCCGGCATCCTCAATGAGCTGACAAAAATCCGCGGCGGAACCGTCCGTGTTCGGCACCTCTTCCCCGATCTTCACCATGAGGTTGGAGATGCCGTAGGCGTGCAGCGCACTCATGAGATGCTCGATCGTCCGGGCAACAGCGGTTCCGTTCCGCAGGTTGGTGGCATGGTTCGTGTTCTCCACAAATTCCGCCTGTGCGGCGATCGTTTCCTTGTTCGTCAGGCTACCGAAGCGGATGCCCTGTCCCGCGGGGAGCGGCTCGAGTATCAGCCCCGTCTTCACGCCGGAGTGCAGCCCCAGCCCGTAGAGAACGACGCTTCTCCCGATCGTCTTCTGTAACATCCCCGCGCCGCCTCGCGCCGTGGAGGACGAAGCGGGCCGCTTTGTTTTCCGGCCGGCCGTCTTCTGAAAAGGAGCGCCCGCAAGGGCGGATCCGGCCACACCGGATTTCACCTCTACATTTTCCTCGGGGTACAGCTTTGCGTTGCTATTCTTCAACAATTGCAATCTGCGGGCTTGAACGGCCTGTCCCACCACATCCAGAACCACCTCGATGGAGAGTGGCTTCTCGATGAAGTCGAACGCGCCGAGCTTCGTGGCGGTGACAGCCGTGTCGATGCTGCCGTGGCCCGACATGACCACCACCTCCACGTCTCCGTCGGATTCCTTGACGGCCTGGAGGGTCTTGATCCCGTCGATTCCCGGCATCCAGACATCCAGAAGAACGACATCGGGGGCGTGCGTGCGGACCATCTCCAGAGCGAGTTCGCCCGTGGCCGCCTTCGCGACCCGGTAACCCTCGTCCTTCAAGATGGCTTCCAGACTCGACAGAATGGTCTCTTCATCGTCGACGATGAGAACGTGGCCTTTATCCAAGAGCAGCGATCCTTTCGATCTCGGCCGAAACGGAGGGCGGTGAAGCCAGCGGAATCGTAACACGGAAGATGGCCCCTTTGGGATTGTTGTCTTCCACCGTAATCAGGCCGTTGTGCTCGCTGATGATACGGTGGCAGATGGCCAGCCCAAGGCCGGTCCCCCGGTT from bacterium includes the following:
- the rseP gene encoding RIP metalloprotease RseP; the encoded protein is MLLNIFGWFYGFAETFFWAVLVLGVLVFIHELGHFWVAKKLGIGATVFSLGFGKRIWGFQRGETDYRVSLIPLGGYVKLMGEEAGHEEEEGIDPKKSFALRPVRERFAVIVAGPMFNILFAVLLSWLLHMAGIPVAGTWVGQVLPNSPAAQTELQPNDRIVAINGVETLKWVKLVEIIRAYPEKRITLRIERQGKFLEVPIVPTSKGPGGKQLGYGRIGISISPRTITDRYNPVSAFGQAVYQNYAIIRLTVMTLYGMLVRTVPADIGGPIRISVVAAEQAKRGMRYLVMFAILLSLNLAILNLLPIPILDGGHIFFLGLEALRGKPMSLRVQEMAMQVGTALLIALMLFATYQDSVYYLFGKPQSTAPAKNTPAAPQPGGAR
- a CDS encoding outer membrane lipoprotein carrier protein LolA; translation: MGFSGGEEEGPARPRKRKKAVRPYFFAALLGAALCGPFPAAAAAPQGAAPAENDARTKRIAVQLQIKYEKTRTLFADFEQENLLRSLGKITRSKGRFSLRKPGRIRFDYREPERQMVVSNGKTLWIYTESLRQVLITPLNSSAASPTPLLFLAGKGRLEDSFRITVEEWGAPRQKEGVWKQGTPHRLSLTPIKMEGGFRNLWLEVDVESFQILGFEFRDHLGNETRIRFFNIREGVAFDNGDFEFKIPPGVEVFRTPSPLGQNP
- the purN gene encoding phosphoribosylglycinamide formyltransferase, which gives rise to MSKKGGGTLCRVVVLASGRGSNLQALLDASAEADFPARVAAVLSDKRDAPALDRARSAGVAAEWIDPAAPGYEARLGDAVEKAGADLICCAGYMRILGEEFIHRFEGRLLNIHPSLLPSFPGLDAQRKALRAGVRISGCTVHFIDEGVDTGPIILQAAVPVLPGDDEKNLSDRILVQEHRLYPLVVRLWAEGKIAREGRKVRFKEGAFEEAASAISSPCRAIV
- the purM gene encoding phosphoribosylformylglycinamidine cyclo-ligase, with the translated sequence MTYRAAGVDVAGGDQFVCDITETVRATQKAHPGRVLGDLKQFAGMFHLGAMVEDPVLISGTDGVGTKLIIAQELKRHRTIGIDLVAMCMNDVLTAGAIPLFFLDYLGTGRIDAQTLAEVVEGIGEGCRRAGCVLLGGETAEMPDFYEPGVYDLSGCAVGVVSRRRLIDGTAVRTGDVLIGLPSSGLHSNGYSLVRRILPDVEAWKKPDTVPELGTPLAEALLAPTEIYAKAVAAVREIEGVHGLVHITGGGVPGNLSRIIPEGGQARLDPASWERPPIFSLIAGRGPVEAAEMYRTFNMGLGFVMAVAPEAAAQVEAALGAAEVAFSRIGEVHARGAGEPAVRIEGIS
- the lpxC gene encoding UDP-3-O-acyl-N-acetylglucosamine deacetylase; the encoded protein is MDKGHVLIVDDEETILSSLEAILKDEGYRVAKAATGELALEMVRTHAPDVVLLDVWMPGIDGIKTLQAVKESDGDVEVVVMSGHGSIDTAVTATKLGAFDFIEKPLSIEVVLDVVGQAVQARRLQLLKNSNAKLYPEENVEVKSGVAGSALAGAPFQKTAGRKTKRPASSSTARGGAGMLQKTIGRSVVLYGLGLHSGVKTGLILEPLPAGQGIRFGSLTNKETIAAQAEFVENTNHATNLRNGTAVARTIEHLMSALHAYGISNLMVKIGEEVPNTDGSAADFCQLIEDAGIVEQEGGVRSLVVGKTIEVRDKEADSSFIRIEPAETFSVTYHMDYPEPIGQQEFTYHHSGAESFREELAPARTFSFIWELESLEKMGLGEGGRWGNVILVDRERIVNTELRFPDEFVRHKILDLVGDVYLLGRPLQGKVTASKSGHRLNVELVRALSEAYP